The genomic region CTGACGAACTGGTTTTGGGTTAAAGTATTAGGGGTTGAGTTTATAGTTTATGGTTTATAGTTGTTCCCAGACTACAAACTATGAACACTAAACTATAAACTCAAAACCTAAATCCCTTCAAAAATTTACTTAGGAAAACAGATCGAGCTGTTTTACGCCTATAGACTCAATCGGCGTCGGTTCCGTCACTTCCACTTCCGGCTCCGGCTCCGGAACGCTCAGGCTGGCCGCGGGTTCGGCGGGCTGCTCGTCGGGTCCCTCCTCCGCCTGTCTGGGTTCCAGCACCCGGGCTTCCTTCACCCGGGCAAAGGTAAGCGGCTTGCCCTGCGCCTTCATGCCCCGCACATCGATGAACACGTCCGGCTCCAGAACCATTTTCTCAACCGGGCTACGGTCTTTTTCCTGGTAGGACAGTTCAATGCGCGGGTGTTTGTCCGTAGAAACGGCCACCAGCTTCGACCCTTTGGCATCGCCGATAAAGCTGAATTTCGTCTCGATTGTCTTGGTCTCGATCCGGAACCGCTTGACGAACCACATTTTTTTGAGTGCATCAAAATACACCGCCGAGATCACTTTTTCCGGATCGAATTTCTCGATAATCTCGATGTTATTCGGTTCGTAGTGATTGATGAGGCTGTAGTTGGTCAGCTCGTATTGTCCCGACTTGAACAGCACCAGAATCGTATCGCCGTTGTCGAAGTTGCCCAGATAACGGCCCCGCTCGTCGCGGTTGAGCCGGCCCAGGTGCTCGTCGTACCAGATGTCCATACCCCCCAGCGTCGAGACGCCGCCCGACTTCTGCACTATCTTACGAACCGGGTATTTGGTCAGGATGTTTCCCTGTGCCGACCGATTCTTAATAGCTACAGACGCAAAGTTGAAGTCAAACTGTTTCACCTTGGCCGAACTTTGTGCCGTCAGGTTCACCGTCAGCACCTCGGCCTCGCCGTTGTCGTTGGCCGTAAACCAAAGCACTTTCGATTTGGGGTTGCCCATCGTCAGGTCGTATTCCCGGTCGCGCGTCACGGCGGTCACGTTGAAACGCTTCACCATCGAAATGCCCGATTTGGCGTCGAGATACACCAGGTTGTAAACCTTCCGCTCGTCGTTCTTCTTGAAAACCGAGCAGTAAATGATGTCCTTGCCGACAAACGTCTTTTCCTGAATCTTCGTCACCAGGCATTTGCCATCGCGGCGGAACACGATGATGTCGTCGATGTCCGAGCAGTCCGACACAAACTCTTCCTTCTTAAGGCCGTAGCCGATAAAGCCGTTTTCGCGGTCCACGTACAGTTTCTGGTTGGCCGCCGCGACGATGTTGGCCGCGATGGTCCCGAAGGCCCGGATTTCCGTTTTCCGTTCCCGGCCTTTGCCGTACTTCTTGATCAGGTCGCGGAAGTACGCGATGGCGTAGCGGGTCAGGTTGGACAGGTTGTCTTCCACCTCGGCCAGTTCTTCCTGCAGCCGCCGCATCAGTTCCTCGGCCTTGAAGGTGTCGTATTTCGAAATCCGTTTGATCCGGATTTCGGTCAGGCGAATCAGGTCGTCTTGCGTGATCTCGCGGTAGAACTGCTTTTTAAACTTCGTCAGCGCCTTGTCGATGGTTTCCAGCACCGCCTCGAAGGTTTCACACTCTTCGATTTTCCGGTAAATCCGGTTTTCGATGAAGATTTTTTCGAGCGAACTGTACAGCAGTTTCTCCATCAGTTCTCCCTTCCGGATCTGCAATTCCCGTTCCAGCAGCCGGACGGTCTGTTCGGTGCAGGTGCGCAGAATTTCGGAAACCGAAACAAAGTGCGGCTTATCGGCGATGATGACGCAGGCGTTGGGCGAAATCGACACTTCGCATTCCGTGAAGGCGTACAGGGCATCGATGGTGATGTCCGGCGAAACGCCCGGCGCGAGGTGCACGTGGATTTCCACGTCCTTCGACGTCAGGTCCTCCACCTTCTTGATTTTGATCTTCCCGTCGTCGTTGGCCTTGATGATCGAGTCCTTGACGGAAGTCGTGGTGGTGCCGAACGGAATCTCCCGGATCACCAGCGTCTTTTTGTCCAGTTCCTCAATCCGGGCGCGAACGCGGACCTTGCCGCCGCGCAGGCCGTCGTTGTAATTGGACGCGTCCATCTGCCCGCCCGTCGGGAAGTCCGGATAAAGCTCAAACGGCTTGTCTTTCAGAACGTTGATCGACGCTTCGAGCAGTTCGTTGAAATTATGCGGCAGCACTTTGGTCGAAAGGCCGACGGCGATTCCTTCGACGCCCATCGCCAGCAGGAGCGGGAATTTGACCGGAAGCGTAATGGGTTCCTTCTTGCGGCCGTCGTAGGAAAGCTGCCATTCGGTCGTCTGCGGATTGAAAACGACCTCGTTGCCGAACTTGGAAAGCCGGACTTCGATGTAACGCGGCGCCGCGGCCCCGTCGCCGGTCCGGATGTCGCCCCAGTTACCCTGAATATCGAAGAGCAGATTTTTCTGCCCCATCGTGACCATGGCGTCGCCGATGGAGGCATCGCCGTGGGGGTGATACTGCATGGTGGCCCCGATCACGTTGGCCACTTTGTTGAAGCGCCCGTCGTCCATCTCCCGCAGGGCGTGCAGAATACGGCGCTGCACGGGCTTCAGCCCGTCTTCGACGGCCGGCACGGCCCGCTCCAGGATAACGTACGAGGCGTAATCTAAAAACCAGTTTTCGTACAAGCCCGACACAACGGTCTGGTCGTGCAGGGTCTCTTCGTTGTCGTGTGTTTTGTCGGAATCAGTGGGCTCCAGAATTTCGCTCATGGGTCCTGTTTACGAATGACAGATAAGCAGGGAAAGCGGGGCAAAAAGCGCCCTGTTCACCCTGCGGAAACTCCCTAAAGTTACAACATTGTCGCCAGAAAAACACGCTTTTTTCTGGCATAAACCGGGATTTTTCGGCTCAGTCATAGATTTCCTTCCGGTCGCCTATTTTGATTACCAAAACAAGCAACTGCTCGTCCCGAATGGTATAGATAACCCGGTAGTCACCCACGCGGATGCGGTAGAGAGTGCTCACACCATTCAGTTTTTTGCAACCCGGCGGGCGGGGTTGCCGGGCCAGAGCGTCGATTGCTTTGGCAATACGTCGGCGCGTTTCGGGCTGGACTGCCCCCAGAAATTTAAGGGCCGTTTTCTCGATAACGACGGTGTACTCTTTCATGTGGCAATCGGTGGGTTATGCGTGGGGAGATTAAATATCCAGACCGAGGGTTTTGCGGGCCTCCTCCCAGGGAATGAAGTTTTCCGGATTGGCTAACCTCTTCTCCGCCTCCAGGACGTCGAAATGGTCCTCCAGTTCCTGAAACCGCTTTAGCTCTTCCATCGAAATAATGGCCGCAATTTCTTTACCCTGCCGCGTGATGATGACCGGGTCGTGGCCGAACGCCGCCTTGCTGATGATGTCCGAAAACTGTTTGCGGGCTTCCTGTGCGCTTACGGTTGTCATGGCTTTTCGCTCTTTTTTTACAAAACTAACATTCTGTACAGTTTGTACCGTTCTCTTTACCCCTAAATATCTTGGCCGCTGTTTTTCTTTTTCGTAGTTTCAACAAAGTTTCCCCAACCGCAGTTTTGGAGACGAAACCCCAACACCACACCTCTTTTTATGAATTGCCTCACCGTCCTGAACGACAACCCGTTGTTCGATACCGTTCCGGATGACCAGCTTACCTGGCTCGTCGACCGGGGCGAATGCCGGGATTTTCCGGCCGATACGATTCTTTACCAGCCCGGCGACCCCGTCGACCATCTGTTCATTCTTCTGGAAGGCCGTTTTCAGATGTACACGCTCCAGGCCGGGCAGCAGCACGAACTCGGTATCTGGGAGGCCGGGAGCCTTTCGGGCGTGCTGCCCTTTTCCCGCATGAAAGAATCGGCCACCTTCTGGAAAACGCTGGAACCCGCCGCCGCCCTCCTGCTCCACCGCGACCACTTCCGGGAAATGATCCAGACGCAGTACGAACTGACCGAAGTGCTGGTGCACCAGATGACGACCCGCGTCCGGGAATACACCCGCCAGATGCAGCAGAACGAAAAGATGATTTCGCTCGGACGATTGTCGGCAGGACTGGCGCACGAACTCAACAACCCCGTGGCCGCCATCGTCCGCAGCGTCGGGACCCTCAAAGAACACCTGCACGCCACGCCCGAACAGTTCAAGAAAGTCCTGACGCTGCAACTGGAACCGGAAAAGGTGGACGAAATTCAGACCTTGCTTTTCGAGAAAATCCGGCAGCGCGGCCAGAGCGCCCGGCTCTCGCTGCTGGAAAAAAGCAGCCGGGAAGACGACCTGACCGACTGGCTCGACGACCACGACGTTCCGGGCGCGACCAGCCTGGCCGAAAATCTGACCGAAGCGGGGTTCTCGCCCGACGACCTGGACACCATCGCCCGCATCACCTCGCCCGACAGTCTGCCGACCGTGCTCAACTGGCTCTGCAACAACCTGATGACCGAAGCGCTCGTCAACGAGATCACCGACGCCTCCGGCCGCATCGCCACGCTCATCGGCGCCATCAAGTCCTACACGCACATGGACCGCGGCATCGGCAAGGACTGCATCCAGATTCGGGAAGGGCTGGAAAGTACGCTGACGCTGCTCAAGCACAAACTAAAGACCAAAAACATCCGGGTGGCCCTGGATATGCACCCGGACCTGCCCGCCGTCGAAGCGTTCCCCAGCGAACTGAACCAGGTCTGGACCAATCTGGCCGACAACGCCATCGACGCCATGCCCGAAGGGGGTCAGCTCACGATCTCGGCCCAGCCCGACCGGGAGTTCGTCGATGTCCGCTTCGTGGACAACGGCTCCGGCATCCCCGCCGACATCAAGGACCGCATTTTCGACCCGTTTTTCACGACGAAGGAAATCGGCAAAGGCACCGGCCTCGGCCTCGACATCGTGCAGTCCATCATCGACCATCACCACGGAAAAATCTACGTAGATTCCCGACCGGGAAGGACCGAGTTCAAGGTGTGCCTTCCGGTAAAAATGAATGATTGAATTTTGAATAATTGATAGGTTGACTCCGCTCATTCTGGCACTGCGAAGCCAACCTATCAATCATTCAAAATTCAATCATTCAAAATTCTTCCCCTATGAAACAACCTATCATTCTCGCCATTGACGACGACGAGCCGGTGTTGCAGGCGCTGCGGCGGGACCTGCGGCAGCAATACCGGCAGGACTATCGCGTGATCGCCACCACGTCGGCCCACGAAGCCCTCGAAACCCTGACCGAGCTGAAGCGCCGCAAGGAGGCGCTCGCCCTGCTGGTGTCGGACCAGCGGATGCCCGAAATGCTGGGTGTGGATTTTCTGGCCCAGGCCCGCAAGCTCTTTCCCGAAGCCAAAACCGTGCTGCTGACGGCCTATTCGGATATTGAAGCCGCCATCCGGGCCATCAACGATGTGCAGTTGGATTACTACCTGACCAAGCCCTGGAACCCGCCGGAAGAAAAACTGTTTCCGGTGCTGGACGAACTGCTGTCGGACTGGCAGATGCACTACCGGCCCAGTTTCGAAGGCATGCAGCTGGTAGGGTATCAGTTTTCGCCCCAGACCCACGATTTGAAGGATTTTCTGTCGGGCAATCTGTTTCCGTATCAGTGGCTCGACGTCGAATCCTCTAAAAAGGCAAAGGAACTGGTGGAGGTTAACGGCCTCACCCCGGCGGACCTGCCGGCGGTGGTGCTGGAAGACGGCTCCGTGCTCAAACGCCCCACTCTTTCGCAACTGGGCGAACGGCTGGGCTTTTCGCCCAAGGCGTCGGCCTCGCTGTATGACCTTGCCATTATCGGGGCCGGTCCGGCCGGGCTGGCCGCCGCCGTGTATGGCGGGTCGGAAGGACTCAAGACAATCCTGATCGACAAGCGCGCGCCCGGCGGGCAGGCGGGCACCAGTTCCCGCATCGAAAATTATCTCGGCTTCCCCAACGGCCTCAGCGGTGCCGAACTGACCCGCCGGGCCATCACCCAGGCGACCCGGTTCGGCGTGGAATTTCTGGCCCCACAGGAGGTCACGTCCATCAAGTCGGAGGGGCAGTACAAACGGATTCATCTGGCCGACGGCGGCGAGGTCATGGCCCGGAGCATCCTGCTCAGTACGGGCGTTTCGTACCACAAGCTCGACAACCCGAGTCTGGAGCGGTTTACCGGCGCGGGGGTCTACTACGGGGCCGCCACCGTCGAGGCGTTTGCCTTCAAGGACAAGCCGGTGTTTGTCGTCGGCGGCGGCAATTCGGCCGGTCAGGCGGCCATGTACCTGTCGCGGACCGCTTCGGAAGTTTCTATTTTGATCCGCCGGGCGGACCTGTCCGAGACGATGTCGCAGTACCTCATCGACCAGATTAACAACACGCCCAACATCCGGGTGATGCCGTTTACGGAGGTGGAGGAAGCACTCGGCGACGAACGGCTGGCCTGCCTGGTTTTGCGAAATACCCAGTCGGGCGAAACAACTAAAGTCCCGGCCTGCGGGTTATTCATTTTTATCGGCACCAAGCCCTTGACGGACTGGATCGAACTGAACATCATCCGGGACCCGAAAGGCTTCATCGAAACCGGCCGCAATCTGGTGAATTACGACGATTACACCCGTACCTGGAAACTCGACCGCGAACCGTACCTGCTGGAAACCTGTAGTCCGGGCATTTTTGCGGCGGGCGACGTGCGGGCCGGTGCCATGAACCGCGTGGCCTCCGCCGTGGGCGAAGGGGCGATGGCGGTCAGTTTTGTTCATAAATACCTTGCAGAAACCTGATGCTCACCCAAATTAGCTTATCCACCCAATTCAGAAACGTTCGACAGCATACGGAGGCCATCTGCCGCCCGCTGCAAACCGAAGATTATGTCGTTCAGCCCGTGGTCGATGTCAGCCCGCCGAAATGGCACCTGGGGCATACGACCTGGTTCTGGGAAGAGTTTGTTCTCAAACCTCACGTCCGCTCGTACCGCCTCTTTCACGACGATTTCAGCTTTGTGTTCAACAGCTATTATGAAACCGTCGGAAAACGGGTTTTCCGCGCCGACCGGGGCAACATGACCCGCCCGACCGTCGAAGAGGTGTACCGCTACCGGACCTACGTGGACCAGCACCTGATTGATTTTCTGGAAAACGCCGACCCTTCGCCGGAACTGGAGGCGCTCATTCAGCTCGGCCTGAACCACGAACAGCAGCATCAGGAACTGCTCGTTACGGACATCAAATACATTCTGGGGCATAACCCCCTGTTTCCGACCGCCGCCCTTCCGTTGCAGTGGGACGAACACCGGGCGGCTTCGCCGGAGCCCCTGCTCATTCCCGAAGGGGTTTATTCCGTCGGTTATGCCGGGGACGGCTTCTGTTTTGACAATGAACTGGGCCGCCACAAGGTGTATCTGAACGACTATGCCCTGCGCCCGGCGCTCGTCACCAATGCCGACTACCTCGACTTCCTGGAAGCGGGCGGCTACCGGAATTTCCGGTACTGGCTTTCCGACGGCTGGGCCTGGGTGAACCAGCACGGCATCAGCGCCCCGATGTACTGGCACCAGATCGACGGGCAATGGTGGCACTACACTTTCGACGGATTGCAGCCCGTGGTGCCCGACGAGCCGGTTTGCCACGTCAGCTACTACGAAGCCGATGCCTTCGCCCGCTGGCAGGGCTCCCGGCTGCCGACCGAAGCCGAATGGGAAGTAGCGCAGCCGTACCTGAACTGGGGTCGCCGCTGGGAGTGGACGGCCTCGGCCTACCTGCCCTACCCCGGCTTCCAGACCGCCGAAGGAGCCGTTGGGGAGTACAACGGCAAGTTTATGGTGAACCAGATGGTACTCCGCGGAGCCTCGATCGCCACGCCGGAAGGCCATTCCCGACCGACCTACCGCAATTTTTTTCCGCCCGACAAACGGTGGCAGTTTATGGGAATCCGGACGGTTTTTAACGAATAATGAAACGCGGCGTACCGCAATGAATAATTAATGATGAATAATGAACAATTGGTGGGCAATGAGGTGGCGGAGGCGGTGCGGGAAGGATTGAGCCAGTCACCCCGGCGATTGCCTTCGTGGCTTCTGTACGATACCGAAGGCAGCCGGCTCTTTGCCCAGATCATGCACCTGCCGGAATACTACCTGACCCGTTCGGAATTTGAAATTTTCGCTCAGTACAAAGAAGATTTCGCCCGGCTGTTTTCCCCCGGCGGCGAACCGTTTGAACTGATTGAACTAGGTCCCGGCGACGGTCTCAAAACGAAAGTGCTGCTCCGGCATTTTGTGGAGCAGAACCTGCCTTTCTCGTACATTCCGGTCGATATTTCGGAAGATGCGCTCAACCAGCTTGCGGCGGCGCTCCAGTTGCAGTGGCCGGGGCTGGACGTGCGTCCGCAGCACGACGATTATTTCAGAGCGCTCGCCCTGCTGTCGGAAGAGTACACCCGAAAAGTGGTCCTTTTTCTGGGGTCGAACATCGGCAACTACGCCTGGGACGAAATCCATGAGTTTTACCACCAGCTTTCCCGGCGCCTCCGTCCGGGCGATCTGGTCGTGACGGGGTTTGATCTGCAGAAACATCCGGCCGTGATTCAGGCGGCCTATACCGATTCGGCGGGGCTGACCCGGGCCTTCAACCTCAACCTGCTCCGGCGCCTGAACCGGGAACTGGACGCCACGTTTGACCTGTCGGCCTGGGATCATTACGAAACCTACAATCCCGAGACCGGCGAGGCCCGGAGTTATCTGGTGAGCCAGAAGGCCCAGACCGTGCGGTTCGGGGCGCTCGACTGGGAAGTGACGTTTCCGTACGCCGACCTGATTCACACAGAAATTAGCCGGAAATTCAGGGCGGAGGAAATTAACAGGCTGGCCGCACAAACGGGGTTTGCGGTTAAAGAATGGAAAACCGACTGCAAAGGGTATTTCGCCGACGTCGTTTTCGAGCGGTTGCACACGGAGTAAGCGGCCCGTCAGTCCACGCTGGCCGACTCGATGACATCGAGTAATTCGCTGATCATCATGGCCGTAGCCCCCCAAACATTAAAGCCCTGGAGGTGGTAATGCGGCGCGTCGATGGTCACTCCGCGGACTTCGATGCGGCTCTGGCCGATGATGGTGCTGTCCATGAGTTCATCCAGCCGGACCTCCACCACGCGGTCCACCTCGCGGGGGTCCGGGTAAAAATCCGGTTTGCAGGACATCGCCGCCACGACCGGCAGGACAAAAAAATTGCTCGGCGGAATGTAGAGTTCGGTCAGTTTGCCCAGCACCTGCACATCTGACACCCGGATGCCGATTTCCTCCTGCGCCTCCCGCAAAGCCGTCCGGATGAGGTTCTCGTCGGTCCGTTCCATCCGTCCGCCCGGAAACGCCATCTGGCCCGCATGCACGCCATCGTACAGGGGCCGCAGGATCAGCGGCAGGTAAATGGAACCCTGATACGGATAAAACAGAATCAGGACGGCACTGCGGCGGGTACGCTCGTTGGGCTGCAGCATGGCCCGCAGGCGCGAGGCCGAAGCCATTTTCCGGTGCGATTCGACACCGGGAAGGGGCTGCTGCAGGCGGCGGGCCAGGTTTTGTCGGAAGGTATGGAAATCGGTGTCGGTCATAGAGTCAATGGCGGCTGGTGTCGAGGCCGCAGATCAAACGTATTTGATCCCATCGTTTAATAATAGTCAATGCTCCGCACCAACGCCGGTCCGGGCTGAACGCCATTCGGTTTAACCTGTTTTTTCTCAATCCAGTTTCCATACCGGTCGTAGCGATACTGGTAAACCGATTGCTCAGAAACCGGCCGGGTATACGTGTTTTCCTCCCATTTATCGCCTGTCCGATTCCGGGAAACGGACTTCAGAATAGCTTTCGTGGTCAGGTCTTCTTCGTTCACATGCTCACTCCCCAACTGCCCCTGCCGGTCAAAAGACTGAGAAGTAACGGTACGGGTCGTTTTGCCATAAACAATTCCTTTACGTACGACCAACCGGCCGCCGTGGATTTCTTCCTGCTTCACTAATCGTCCCTGCGTATCGTATTCGTTCCGGTAACGGACCGTATCAGTGGCCCAGACGGTGCCCTGTTTTTCCCGGGCCAGCCGCAGGCTGTCCTCGCGGCGGTTCAGGGTTGCCAGTGCCTGTCGTATTTCCGGCGTCATGGCCGTATCGCCCGGAGTGACTTCGCCCATAAATTTCTGCAAATCCTTCGCCGAAAACCGCGCCGGTCGGAAACCGAACTCAAACTGACGATTCGTCCGCGTCACGTGCATCGTCGGGTTGCCCCGGCGGTCCCACTGGCGCACCACCTCCTGGACAAGCACCGTATCGTTCGTGAATTCACGCTTGTGGTAAATGCCCTTCGCTGAATCGACCCGCACCTCCGAGCGCCGGTTCACGGGCTGCCCCATGATGATTCGTCTGTCTTCTACGGTCAGCACGTTCGTCGCCGGATTGAACCGGTACGTCATCGCGCCGGACGTGGAGGCCATCCTGCCCGACTGAAACGGTTCGTCCCGCACTGTCTCCACCTGCCCGGCCGCGTCATAGGTGTAATGAACGGCCTGATGGGGCTGGTTGAAATCGTCGCGCTGGATTCGGGTCAGCAGCAGTCCGGCCCGGTTGTATTCTTCCGTATAATTCTGTCCGCTGTAACCGTCCAGCCAGTCGGCCCGGCGGTTGCTCAGCGGCGACTGCACCTGCGTCGCCCGCCGGA from Tellurirhabdus rosea harbors:
- a CDS encoding DNA gyrase/topoisomerase IV subunit A, producing MSEILEPTDSDKTHDNEETLHDQTVVSGLYENWFLDYASYVILERAVPAVEDGLKPVQRRILHALREMDDGRFNKVANVIGATMQYHPHGDASIGDAMVTMGQKNLLFDIQGNWGDIRTGDGAAAPRYIEVRLSKFGNEVVFNPQTTEWQLSYDGRKKEPITLPVKFPLLLAMGVEGIAVGLSTKVLPHNFNELLEASINVLKDKPFELYPDFPTGGQMDASNYNDGLRGGKVRVRARIEELDKKTLVIREIPFGTTTTSVKDSIIKANDDGKIKIKKVEDLTSKDVEIHVHLAPGVSPDITIDALYAFTECEVSISPNACVIIADKPHFVSVSEILRTCTEQTVRLLERELQIRKGELMEKLLYSSLEKIFIENRIYRKIEECETFEAVLETIDKALTKFKKQFYREITQDDLIRLTEIRIKRISKYDTFKAEELMRRLQEELAEVEDNLSNLTRYAIAYFRDLIKKYGKGRERKTEIRAFGTIAANIVAAANQKLYVDRENGFIGYGLKKEEFVSDCSDIDDIIVFRRDGKCLVTKIQEKTFVGKDIIYCSVFKKNDERKVYNLVYLDAKSGISMVKRFNVTAVTRDREYDLTMGNPKSKVLWFTANDNGEAEVLTVNLTAQSSAKVKQFDFNFASVAIKNRSAQGNILTKYPVRKIVQKSGGVSTLGGMDIWYDEHLGRLNRDERGRYLGNFDNGDTILVLFKSGQYELTNYSLINHYEPNNIEIIEKFDPEKVISAVYFDALKKMWFVKRFRIETKTIETKFSFIGDAKGSKLVAVSTDKHPRIELSYQEKDRSPVEKMVLEPDVFIDVRGMKAQGKPLTFARVKEARVLEPRQAEEGPDEQPAEPAASLSVPEPEPEVEVTEPTPIESIGVKQLDLFS
- a CDS encoding type II toxin-antitoxin system RelE family toxin, which gives rise to MKEYTVVIEKTALKFLGAVQPETRRRIAKAIDALARQPRPPGCKKLNGVSTLYRIRVGDYRVIYTIRDEQLLVLVIKIGDRKEIYD
- a CDS encoding type II toxin-antitoxin system Phd/YefM family antitoxin, translating into MTTVSAQEARKQFSDIISKAAFGHDPVIITRQGKEIAAIISMEELKRFQELEDHFDVLEAEKRLANPENFIPWEEARKTLGLDI
- a CDS encoding ATP-binding protein — translated: MNCLTVLNDNPLFDTVPDDQLTWLVDRGECRDFPADTILYQPGDPVDHLFILLEGRFQMYTLQAGQQHELGIWEAGSLSGVLPFSRMKESATFWKTLEPAAALLLHRDHFREMIQTQYELTEVLVHQMTTRVREYTRQMQQNEKMISLGRLSAGLAHELNNPVAAIVRSVGTLKEHLHATPEQFKKVLTLQLEPEKVDEIQTLLFEKIRQRGQSARLSLLEKSSREDDLTDWLDDHDVPGATSLAENLTEAGFSPDDLDTIARITSPDSLPTVLNWLCNNLMTEALVNEITDASGRIATLIGAIKSYTHMDRGIGKDCIQIREGLESTLTLLKHKLKTKNIRVALDMHPDLPAVEAFPSELNQVWTNLADNAIDAMPEGGQLTISAQPDREFVDVRFVDNGSGIPADIKDRIFDPFFTTKEIGKGTGLGLDIVQSIIDHHHGKIYVDSRPGRTEFKVCLPVKMND
- a CDS encoding FAD-dependent oxidoreductase, whose protein sequence is MKQPIILAIDDDEPVLQALRRDLRQQYRQDYRVIATTSAHEALETLTELKRRKEALALLVSDQRMPEMLGVDFLAQARKLFPEAKTVLLTAYSDIEAAIRAINDVQLDYYLTKPWNPPEEKLFPVLDELLSDWQMHYRPSFEGMQLVGYQFSPQTHDLKDFLSGNLFPYQWLDVESSKKAKELVEVNGLTPADLPAVVLEDGSVLKRPTLSQLGERLGFSPKASASLYDLAIIGAGPAGLAAAVYGGSEGLKTILIDKRAPGGQAGTSSRIENYLGFPNGLSGAELTRRAITQATRFGVEFLAPQEVTSIKSEGQYKRIHLADGGEVMARSILLSTGVSYHKLDNPSLERFTGAGVYYGAATVEAFAFKDKPVFVVGGGNSAGQAAMYLSRTASEVSILIRRADLSETMSQYLIDQINNTPNIRVMPFTEVEEALGDERLACLVLRNTQSGETTKVPACGLFIFIGTKPLTDWIELNIIRDPKGFIETGRNLVNYDDYTRTWKLDREPYLLETCSPGIFAAGDVRAGAMNRVASAVGEGAMAVSFVHKYLAET
- the egtB gene encoding ergothioneine biosynthesis protein EgtB; translation: MLTQISLSTQFRNVRQHTEAICRPLQTEDYVVQPVVDVSPPKWHLGHTTWFWEEFVLKPHVRSYRLFHDDFSFVFNSYYETVGKRVFRADRGNMTRPTVEEVYRYRTYVDQHLIDFLENADPSPELEALIQLGLNHEQQHQELLVTDIKYILGHNPLFPTAALPLQWDEHRAASPEPLLIPEGVYSVGYAGDGFCFDNELGRHKVYLNDYALRPALVTNADYLDFLEAGGYRNFRYWLSDGWAWVNQHGISAPMYWHQIDGQWWHYTFDGLQPVVPDEPVCHVSYYEADAFARWQGSRLPTEAEWEVAQPYLNWGRRWEWTASAYLPYPGFQTAEGAVGEYNGKFMVNQMVLRGASIATPEGHSRPTYRNFFPPDKRWQFMGIRTVFNE
- a CDS encoding L-histidine N(alpha)-methyltransferase, translated to MMNNEQLVGNEVAEAVREGLSQSPRRLPSWLLYDTEGSRLFAQIMHLPEYYLTRSEFEIFAQYKEDFARLFSPGGEPFELIELGPGDGLKTKVLLRHFVEQNLPFSYIPVDISEDALNQLAAALQLQWPGLDVRPQHDDYFRALALLSEEYTRKVVLFLGSNIGNYAWDEIHEFYHQLSRRLRPGDLVVTGFDLQKHPAVIQAAYTDSAGLTRAFNLNLLRRLNRELDATFDLSAWDHYETYNPETGEARSYLVSQKAQTVRFGALDWEVTFPYADLIHTEISRKFRAEEINRLAAQTGFAVKEWKTDCKGYFADVVFERLHTE
- a CDS encoding NUDIX hydrolase, with protein sequence MTDTDFHTFRQNLARRLQQPLPGVESHRKMASASRLRAMLQPNERTRRSAVLILFYPYQGSIYLPLILRPLYDGVHAGQMAFPGGRMERTDENLIRTALREAQEEIGIRVSDVQVLGKLTELYIPPSNFFVLPVVAAMSCKPDFYPDPREVDRVVEVRLDELMDSTIIGQSRIEVRGVTIDAPHYHLQGFNVWGATAMMISELLDVIESASVD